From Vigna angularis cultivar LongXiaoDou No.4 chromosome 11, ASM1680809v1, whole genome shotgun sequence:
AATAACATTACAATCATCATTAAAGTTAAtagaatttaatatttattaaatttatttctgaTTAAATTGAtatcaaattatcaattaatatattgtcttagactaaaaatatataaattatatatacctcaacataaaaaatatatataagaagtTCTTATCTTCCAAATCGATGTTATGAGATTAATTAATAAGAGCAATAACATTAAAACTACCCAAACAATACATAGCTATTTAAAGTCTGAAACCCctactttcaaatttatttcactTTCTGACTCTTTTAACATTTATCTAATTAGATTTCAAATAGTTTGATTAGGAAACTctaagaaatatataaatagtttatatGGCTGGCTCATAAAAGTAATTGTAATATtccattcataaataattaGTGTATTTAATTACTTTAGTAAAATAAGTATtgatatattttctctttagtataataagaaaaaaaattacaatattaatatgaaagcattaattttactaattttgatTGAAATCCATTAATAGTTGGATAAACACAGTTTAGTAATTAtcacatttattaaaattggagaagtttttcaattttttttaataagtttaaaatctttaatattttcttccaGATTAATTACatgttaatgttaatttttcctgcaataaacacacaaaacaaagtAGATACTAAACACATCATTAACTATATATTAatcattaacaaaatattaatataattaaagttgTTATCACAAGACGataatttcttttgttcttattatacttaaaaatgaaaaataaactacACTCATTATTTATCCATAATTAGTTTATGCCATCCATGACTACGAAGctaagaaagaaagaatgcaGAGGAATTTCGCACATTGACGTTGCATTACTTTCATCTGTCAAAGTTGTGTACgcaattattatatttgactTTGGAAAATCTCACTGCGATGCTCTCTTTCTCATCCTCTAATCTATCAAAAAATCCATTTAATAGAGCCTAATTTAGCACATTAAGTGCTTATGTAGCCTATTAAATGCCTCTTAAGCATCCACACGGCAAAGCTACCTATGCAACGAAACACATTAGCATAAAGACTACTTTTCGGTAATGACAGTAAGTATTTTTACGATCGAAGCAATGtcaagttaatattttttaggtaCCAAAAAGATAACATGCGGGTTTTGGCTTGAATGTTTATAGGCAAAAGTGCTTCAATGTGAACATGATGTTAGTTTTTAGATCTTCTGCAATTGATTAAGCTAATTTAGGGACAGAGATTTTGTTAGAGGTTGCTAGGGTGATATGTTGTGAGGTAGGTGATTTTGGCTTCTCTGTTTTTATGTTGGCTGCTACTATGTTGGCTCTAAAGTTGAAGAAGACGTTGTCTTTGTGTTTGCTTTTAACAGGTAGGATCTTAAATGCTTTTGGGGATAAAAGACTTGTTGTTTTTGTCATAGGGGTCTTTATAGTATGATTTGGATTGAAGGTTTATGTTTTTGGAATCTAAGCTGAATTTTGTTTGTGCATACAAGAGTTGTCTGCATTTGTAATAAACACAAAGCAATAACCGACTCAGACAAAATCAAGCAAgcaaacattttatataattgcCATAAGAAATTTACTTTACTTCAAGTTTTGCCTATTGTATTAGGAATTACGAGCCATATGTAGTTCCCTCTTGATGGTTTTAGTTGAAATTGAAGGAGATGCAGAAATATAAAGCTACATGATTCGGGAAAGTGTTTTTGACTACTTAAGAGTTCCTTTAAATGTAGTTGGTGAAAAAAGGAAAGTAAATTATCTTTCTTAGACAGAGGAGAATTACTGCATCAAAACCATACTCGATTTAAGTTTTTCTTGAAGTGGGGTTCACCAAAAATCGACATAAACCTCTTCTGTTCACTTTATATCAGATGAACTATGCTATTCTTGACATTAACGAGGCCATATCAGTTACAAACCAGGAAATCCAACTTAAAGTGATATAAATTCAGCAAAGTGTCACGTAGAAATAATGCATAAtacataaatatcttttttgtCAAAAGATATATAAAGCACCAACGTGATGGCTCCAATAAGGAGGGGAATGAAAGCCATAAAAAAGCTGAACCCAACCAGACAACTTGTGTAGATCATTCAAAACGTTTCCATCTTAATCTTCCCACGTTTTCTCAAGTCTGGTATACAATGCTCCTGCATAGCAAGATCCATGagatgaatttaaaaaggaataATAGTCAGTGAGGGCAATAACTTTGTTACTTAATTTGCAGCTTTGCATGGGAAATGACTTTGATCGGTTTTCATTCTTTCTtccattaaaaacaaaaagatgacaTGTTAGCACAAATCACATAAAGTGGTCCCTTTaccctttcctttttctttctctgaaTGTTTACCATAACTGTCCAAGAAAAGAGAAATGGATAATCAGCAAAGTACTTGATAAATAAGGAACGGTGCAGCATTGGGCAGTTCACGTTTGTGTTCGATGATGAGAATtaggagaagaagatgatgtcTTGTCGGGACCTACACCGTGGCTCCCATCCTCGCCTTGAATTCTAGCTGGGATGCAGAACCCTGGCAATGCATCAGACAGAAACCTGCTGCCAAAGATGGAAGCCTGTTGAATTGGCTGTGACTTGTGATGTTCTGAGGAAGAAGCCATGGGAATGTCACTCCAAGGACGAAGTGATGGTGAGAAACTGGACTGAAGGGTCCCCCTTTGGGAATATGCAGCAGAAACACCTTGGCCTAGAAGCGCTGATGAGTTGACCATGAACCCAGTTCTGTTCATATCCGTGCCTGCATCATTGTTCCAAGTCAGAATCCTGGGGTAATTGGCTTCAAACCCCACTTGAGTTGAGCCAGAAAAGAGGGCTTGGTGATTGGAAGGTGTTTGTGTTTGGTTTGCATCTGCTTGGGACTGGCCATGAATCAGGCCAGGGTCTTGGAAGGAGTGGAGAGAAAGGCCAAGATCCTCAGTGGAGTTGTTGGTTCTTGAGATTATGTCAGGAGGGTAGGTTGGGAAATTGATGGAGGAGGTGGCAGTGGTTGTGGGAAAGAAGGCTATTGCATCAGTGTCAATAGGTGCAGGGATGAAAACCGAATGGTGGTTATCATGGTCCTCACCTAATTGCCGTTGCAGCTGAAAATTGTAACCAGAAGACTCTGATTGTTCTGCAATGGCCATGTCACTAGACCCTGCATTGGTATGGTTGTTCTCTGCATCTGCAGCGTTGGCAGTAGGGTGCCACGGAGGAAGCTCAGCGAGCTTGTCAATGGCATTCTTGGCCTTCTTTATGAGCCAGTCCACGGCCTTGCTCGGTCTGTCATACCCTAAACGATCCTGAACATCGTAGAACTGAATTGCTGTGTGCGCTGAGAGCCTAACCCTGCGATCACGAGGACCCTTTGCAGTGTAAACCTTACTGTGCCTATCTTTTCTACCTGTGGACCGAACAATGTGCCCTCCTTGGACCTGAACAATCTCTCCCCCAGTGCTCTTCATCCCCATTCCTCAGCTTCTCTACTCTGTCTTCTGCATAGCTACTCCCCTTTGAAGTTTCCACAACCTGATGAAGACAATTGACACCCCTACTTTATACGCTCAAAATACGTCCTCTCCCTTTTTGATTCTCGTGTCTACAGCCCGAGATTCAGATTCCTTTCCTTTTACACTCGTAATGGATTTCTTGTAGGTTTTTGTTGAGGTCGGTACTTCGCATGGTAGTACTGTAGTACGCTTTGGTTCTGTTTAGTTCCTGACACTCCTAAAACTGGTTACTTGTTGAGCCTTCATCAGCAGCTACGGAGAGTGTTCTGCTTCTGCCACTGCTGCTGATCCCAAAAATACCAAAACCTGCAATTGCAACCTCATTAGATTCCCTATCGGATAACACAAGCAAAACGGATTGAAACATACACTAGAAGAGAAAAGCTAATCGCTAAAGGCTTTCTTGGTGACTCACTCACGTGTCTGGTTTTTATCTAGACAGAGCTTGGGGAGTAAAAGGAcagagtaaattagaagattgttGGAGTTTGTTTACGTGAGCATCCCAAAATTTTGTGAAGGGTATGCAGatttatttaaagtttcaaTGACTTGAAGTGGTCGTACTGAGAGGGTAAAAACACAAACTACAATAGGACATTGAAGTGTGTGAGTGATCCAGCTTTTGATTTGAGCTAAGGAGATGTCACATGGGgttggaagaaagaaaagaatagaaTAGAATAGGTGGAAGCAGagtgagggagagaaaaagaaaacggTACCTGTGTGGCCTATGAGAGCTTGCTGATGCTTCTGCAAAGCGAGGCAGAGTGTGGTCAGACAAGAGATTAAAGTTGTTTTGGTCGTTTTTTAGCcccacaaacacaaacaaatgtGTGTTTTGTTACGAACCCCAACTCAAGTTCAACCAACTCATCAACTTTCTCCTCAGTGATATATACTCACAAGCTCTTCCAAGTTGTTTAATGAGTCTAGAGATGGATGGTACGCTATGCTATGCTACGCTACGCTACGCTGTGGTAGTGGTGAGATATAATTAAGGTCATGGATGATAGAGAGGTAACTCTCGATTGCCATCTCTTCTACCCACACCTTTTTAAGCCTTTGATAATGACATCTAACAGCTTTTTTGCCTTCTTTCCTATCTGTGGTTTGCAGCTTCACTATTAAGAAATGTGTGATTTCACTAAAAGGAACGACAACATGCTCATTACACTTTTTCTTCCAAATTAAATAACCAATGCTTCTTCACACATTCACAACACAACAAATTTTCCTCAGCAACACCAACGACAGCGGATACAACATGCACCAACCACCTTGTTCCTTATCAACCACTCGCAACTTTTCCCAACTTGTTCTACCAATTTATTACCGATAAATTTAATGCTCATAAACTTTAACATCCTTACATGGTCATGCGCGCTACTTGCATATCGATTGCAGAATCCTTCTTCCTTGCACTGTGTTTCGGGTAAACGACAAGTTTTCACATTAATTAACTTATCTTGGACCTCCTAAcattataataacatttaataactttttatcaGTTCAAGTACAcgtgaaagtttttttttaagatcaAAAACTGTGTATAATCCATTGATTAAGGTGTGAATCCCTAATCCCCCACTGTAACACCATATGGGtagaattataaaaataatgaaaaaataaattgtaaacaAGAAAGGCAACTTGTTAGGTCGTGTGGATGGAATTGTGATAATTCATtacaaactaatattttatgGTAGAAAAAGAGATAAATCAACAAGCAATAAATAAGAAGATTTTGTGATAGGTAAACGagtctaaaatttattttttaaattattatataaagctagtttaaatttaaaatttatattttatcatgatATCAAAATTACGAATTAAagtctattttaataaaatttattgtttgttattgtattattaattgtCGAATTATTTGTTtagtcaaaattaaaaataaaataattttatagtatatacatttttttttataaattaattttataagattaaactaagtttaaaattttattttttgtaaaagaaatatacAAATTCAATGTTTATCagaacaaattttattaatcgGAAATGTTAATTGAAGATGTGATAAGAATCTCGTATCTTGTACTTAAAGTGAAACAAGGCTCATTAAAAcgaagaaaaagta
This genomic window contains:
- the LOC108334408 gene encoding transcription factor TCP4, which produces MGMKSTGGEIVQVQGGHIVRSTGRKDRHSKVYTAKGPRDRRVRLSAHTAIQFYDVQDRLGYDRPSKAVDWLIKKAKNAIDKLAELPPWHPTANAADAENNHTNAGSSDMAIAEQSESSGYNFQLQRQLGEDHDNHHSVFIPAPIDTDAIAFFPTTTATSSINFPTYPPDIISRTNNSTEDLGLSLHSFQDPGLIHGQSQADANQTQTPSNHQALFSGSTQVGFEANYPRILTWNNDAGTDMNRTGFMVNSSALLGQGVSAAYSQRGTLQSSFSPSLRPWSDIPMASSSEHHKSQPIQQASIFGSRFLSDALPGFCIPARIQGEDGSHGVGPDKTSSSSPNSHHRTQT